The Shewanella zhangzhouensis genome has a window encoding:
- the dnaE gene encoding DNA polymerase III subunit alpha: MSQPRFVHLRVHSDFSMTDGLAKVKPILGKAEAEGMAAIALTDQNNLCGLVKFYSTCHDKGIKPIIGADFWMLVPGFEDEFCAVTVLAMDNEGYQNLTQLISQAYLRGQVQGRVAIDQEWLLTYNSGILLLSGAKEGDLGKALIKGNAAQATSLTQFYQQHFPDRYFIELIRTGRADEETYLHMAVKHAAEVGLPVVATNQVVFLSPEDFEAHEIRVAIHDGFTLADNRRPKKYSEQQYLRSEDEMCELFADIPEAIENTVEIAKRCNATVRLGEYFLPNFPTGDLSTEDFLVERSKEGLEERLEFLFPDPEVRAEKRKEYDERLDIELQVINQMGFPGYFLIVMEFIQWGKDNGIPVGPGRGSGAGSLVAYALKITDLDPLEFDLLFERFLNPERVSMPDFDVDFCMDRRDEVIDHVAELYGREAVSQIITFGTMAAKAVVRDVGRVLGHSYGFVDRISKMIPPEPGMTLAKAFEVEPGLQEAYDADEEVKDLIDMARKLEGVTRNAGKHAGGVVIAPTKITDFSPLYCDSEGKNPVTQFDKNDVEYAGLVKFDFLGLRTLTIIDWALGMINPRLAKLGKPPVDIAAIPLDDSKSFGVLKRYETTAVFQLESRGMKDLIKRLQPDCFEDMIALVALFRPGPLQSGMVDNFIDRKHGHEEISYPDATWQHESLKPILEPTYGIILYQEQVMQIAQTLAGYTLGGADMLRRAMGKKKPEEMAKQRAGFEAGSVQNGVDGELAMKIFDLVEKFAGYGFNKSHSAAYALVSYQTLWLKTHFPSEFMAAVMSADMDNTDKIVTLVDECDRMGLKIIPPDVNKGLFKFTVDEDLNIVYGIGAIKGVGEGPVEAILEARKDGPFTDLFDFCARIDLKKLNKRVIEKLIYSGALDSLGPHRASMMATLPDAMQAADQHAKAQATGQHDMFGLLNDHQEDAKQQFVECTPWPDKIWLEGERETLGLYLTGHPINQYLKELKNYTSGRLKDIHPTERGKTVKAAGLVVASRVMLTKRGSKMGLLTLDDKSARLEVMLFTEAFEKFGHLLEKDRILICEGEVSFDDFSGGNRMTARNIIDISEARSHFAKALEVDLTSQQATEPMLDKFFDVITPWKGGAVPLIVNFSRADASGRLQLGEEWRVNPSDDLVLALQTLIGPDKIRIQF, translated from the coding sequence ATGTCACAACCCCGTTTTGTTCATCTGCGCGTTCACTCAGATTTTTCCATGACCGATGGTCTGGCAAAGGTTAAGCCCATTTTAGGCAAGGCCGAGGCCGAAGGCATGGCGGCAATCGCGCTGACGGATCAGAATAACCTCTGTGGTCTGGTGAAATTTTACAGCACCTGCCATGACAAAGGGATTAAGCCCATTATTGGTGCCGACTTCTGGATGCTGGTGCCTGGGTTTGAAGACGAGTTTTGTGCCGTCACAGTGCTGGCGATGGACAACGAGGGTTATCAAAACCTGACTCAGCTTATCAGTCAGGCGTATCTGCGGGGCCAGGTTCAGGGCAGGGTGGCAATCGACCAGGAATGGCTGCTGACCTACAACAGTGGCATTTTGTTGCTCTCCGGCGCCAAAGAAGGGGACTTGGGTAAGGCGCTTATCAAGGGCAATGCAGCCCAGGCCACCAGCTTAACGCAGTTTTATCAGCAGCATTTTCCTGACCGGTATTTTATCGAGCTTATCCGCACTGGCCGGGCCGACGAAGAAACCTATCTGCACATGGCGGTGAAGCATGCTGCCGAGGTGGGACTGCCCGTGGTGGCTACCAATCAGGTGGTGTTTTTGAGTCCGGAAGACTTTGAAGCCCACGAAATCCGGGTGGCCATTCACGATGGTTTTACTCTGGCTGACAATCGCCGCCCTAAAAAATACAGTGAGCAGCAGTATCTTCGCAGTGAAGACGAAATGTGCGAGCTGTTTGCCGATATTCCCGAGGCCATAGAGAACACGGTGGAGATCGCCAAGCGCTGTAACGCGACCGTGCGCCTCGGTGAATACTTCCTGCCGAACTTCCCCACCGGCGATTTAAGTACCGAAGACTTTCTGGTGGAGCGCTCCAAAGAGGGCCTTGAAGAGCGGCTGGAGTTCCTGTTCCCCGACCCTGAGGTTAGAGCCGAGAAGCGCAAGGAGTACGATGAGCGCCTCGATATCGAGCTTCAGGTAATCAACCAGATGGGATTTCCCGGTTACTTCCTTATCGTGATGGAGTTTATCCAGTGGGGTAAGGATAACGGCATTCCGGTGGGGCCGGGCCGGGGCTCGGGCGCGGGCTCTTTGGTGGCCTATGCCCTGAAAATTACTGACCTTGACCCGCTGGAATTCGACCTGCTGTTCGAGCGCTTTTTGAACCCCGAGCGGGTGTCCATGCCCGACTTCGACGTCGACTTCTGCATGGACAGACGCGACGAGGTGATTGACCACGTGGCCGAGCTTTACGGCCGCGAGGCGGTGTCGCAGATCATTACCTTCGGTACCATGGCCGCCAAGGCGGTGGTGCGTGACGTAGGCCGGGTGCTGGGGCACTCCTACGGTTTTGTTGACCGTATTTCCAAGATGATCCCGCCCGAGCCGGGCATGACTCTGGCCAAGGCCTTCGAGGTCGAGCCCGGCCTTCAGGAGGCCTACGACGCCGATGAGGAAGTGAAAGACCTTATCGACATGGCGCGTAAGCTTGAGGGCGTGACTCGAAACGCCGGTAAACACGCAGGTGGCGTGGTAATTGCGCCCACCAAGATCACCGATTTCTCGCCGCTGTATTGTGACTCCGAGGGCAAAAACCCGGTTACCCAGTTCGATAAGAACGATGTGGAATACGCGGGACTGGTAAAGTTCGACTTTTTGGGGCTCAGAACCCTCACCATTATCGATTGGGCGCTGGGGATGATTAACCCCAGACTGGCTAAGCTTGGTAAGCCGCCGGTGGATATTGCCGCTATTCCGCTGGATGACAGCAAATCATTTGGCGTGCTCAAACGCTATGAGACCACAGCGGTATTCCAGCTTGAATCCCGCGGCATGAAAGACCTTATCAAGCGTCTGCAGCCCGACTGCTTCGAAGACATGATTGCATTGGTGGCCCTGTTCCGTCCGGGCCCACTGCAGTCGGGCATGGTAGATAACTTTATTGACCGTAAGCACGGCCACGAAGAGATTTCATACCCGGATGCCACCTGGCAGCACGAGAGCCTCAAACCCATACTTGAACCCACTTACGGCATCATTCTCTATCAGGAGCAGGTGATGCAGATTGCCCAAACGCTGGCGGGCTATACCCTGGGCGGCGCCGACATGCTGCGCCGGGCTATGGGTAAGAAAAAGCCTGAAGAGATGGCCAAGCAGCGAGCAGGCTTTGAAGCCGGCTCGGTACAAAATGGCGTGGATGGCGAGCTCGCCATGAAGATCTTCGACCTGGTGGAAAAGTTCGCCGGTTACGGCTTCAACAAATCGCACTCGGCCGCCTATGCTCTGGTGTCCTATCAGACGTTGTGGCTCAAGACCCACTTCCCGTCGGAGTTTATGGCAGCGGTGATGTCGGCGGATATGGACAACACCGACAAGATTGTAACCCTGGTGGACGAATGCGATCGCATGGGGCTTAAAATCATTCCGCCGGATGTGAACAAGGGCCTGTTCAAGTTCACCGTGGATGAAGACCTCAACATCGTTTATGGCATCGGTGCCATCAAGGGTGTGGGTGAGGGGCCGGTGGAGGCCATTCTCGAGGCCCGCAAAGACGGCCCCTTCACCGACCTGTTCGACTTCTGCGCCCGTATCGACTTGAAAAAACTTAACAAGCGGGTGATTGAAAAGCTGATTTACTCTGGGGCACTGGATAGCCTGGGACCGCACCGGGCCTCCATGATGGCGACACTGCCAGATGCCATGCAGGCGGCGGATCAACACGCCAAGGCCCAGGCCACAGGTCAGCACGATATGTTTGGTCTCCTGAACGATCATCAGGAAGACGCCAAGCAGCAATTTGTTGAGTGCACCCCCTGGCCGGACAAAATCTGGCTCGAAGGTGAGCGGGAAACCCTGGGGCTGTATCTCACGGGCCACCCCATCAATCAGTATCTGAAAGAGCTGAAAAACTACACCTCGGGCAGGCTGAAAGATATTCACCCCACCGAGCGGGGCAAAACCGTCAAGGCCGCCGGTTTGGTGGTGGCCAGCCGGGTGATGCTCACCAAAAGGGGCTCCAAAATGGGGCTTCTGACTCTGGATGACAAGAGCGCCCGCCTCGAGGTGATGCTCTTTACTGAAGCCTTTGAAAAGTTTGGTCATCTGCTGGAAAAAGACCGCATTCTTATCTGCGAAGGGGAAGTGAGCTTCGATGACTTCTCCGGCGGCAACCGCATGACCGCCCGCAATATTATTGATATCAGCGAGGCCCGAAGCCATTTTGCCAAGGCGCTTGAGGTCGATTTGACGTCACAGCAGGCCACTGAGCCCATGCTGGACAAGTTTTTTGACGTGATTACGCCCTGGAAGGGCGGCGCCGTGCCCCTGATTGTGAACTTCAGCCGCGCTGATGCCAGCGGCCGCTTGCAACTGGGCGAGGAGTGGCGGGTTAACCCCTCCGATGACCTGGTGCTGGCACTGCAAACCCTGATAGGCCCGGATAAAATTCGGATCCAGTTCTAA
- the tilS gene encoding tRNA lysidine(34) synthetase TilS, translating to MKGMQSSLPVIAKLDWLVSLIEAALAGLSPSKLVLGYSGGLDSELMACALSHYAKIHPGAQCLLVHVHHGLSPNADVWARHCHSRAAHYGLDFVLEKVRVKQGARLSLEAEARSARYAALMSHLAEGDVLLTAHHQDDQLETLLLALARGLGPRGLAAMGQQQSLDGGAFQVRPFLGVSREFLEEVTSALGLSHIEDESNQDTRFDRNFLRADIIPRLKSRWSAIGATASRSAELCAQTQMLLDEEVSERLTPLISRCPLTDVYRLALEPAAALSKAWQAQLVRGFLEAAALPPPSKIQLEEALTQLFTAKADAAVSLRFGHTRLRRFQGWLYADTEADNGSHSLACVTQTSVTQTSAVQAPVTQQMLAEGIATPLGKLQLLPTGAETKGLDGCFWQARVPQGALTGNLTLVYALPGSTKAWPVGRGKQRELKKLWQEFDVPPWLRTSIPMLCCDGALVAAAGVWVEKTALEKSQPQDNEDWLTIRLLRN from the coding sequence ATGAAAGGCATGCAAAGCTCGTTGCCAGTAATTGCAAAGCTTGATTGGCTGGTCTCGTTAATCGAGGCCGCGCTTGCGGGCCTGAGTCCTTCCAAACTGGTGCTGGGTTACAGCGGCGGGCTGGACTCAGAGCTTATGGCGTGCGCCCTTTCCCATTACGCAAAAATCCATCCCGGCGCCCAGTGCCTACTGGTGCATGTGCACCATGGCTTAAGCCCCAATGCCGATGTCTGGGCCCGTCACTGCCATAGTCGCGCCGCGCACTATGGACTGGATTTTGTGCTGGAAAAGGTCAGGGTAAAGCAAGGTGCCCGCTTAAGCCTGGAGGCCGAGGCACGCAGCGCCAGATATGCTGCCTTAATGTCCCATTTGGCCGAAGGCGACGTGCTCCTTACCGCCCATCATCAGGACGACCAGTTGGAAACCCTGCTTCTGGCACTGGCCCGGGGTTTGGGCCCCAGGGGACTTGCGGCCATGGGGCAACAACAGTCCCTCGATGGCGGCGCATTTCAGGTAAGGCCTTTTCTGGGGGTATCCCGTGAGTTCCTTGAGGAAGTTACGTCGGCGCTTGGCCTTAGCCACATCGAAGATGAAAGCAATCAGGACACCCGTTTCGACCGCAATTTTTTGCGAGCGGACATTATTCCGCGACTCAAATCCCGCTGGAGTGCCATAGGCGCCACAGCAAGTCGCAGCGCTGAGCTGTGCGCCCAAACCCAAATGCTCCTGGATGAAGAGGTCAGTGAGCGTCTGACACCGCTTATCAGCCGCTGCCCTTTAACTGACGTATACAGGTTGGCATTGGAGCCAGCGGCTGCCTTATCAAAAGCCTGGCAGGCGCAATTGGTCCGTGGTTTCCTTGAGGCTGCGGCTCTTCCCCCACCATCAAAAATTCAACTGGAAGAGGCACTAACCCAGCTTTTTACCGCCAAGGCGGATGCCGCTGTCTCGCTGCGTTTTGGTCACACCCGCTTAAGACGATTTCAGGGCTGGCTTTACGCCGATACTGAAGCTGATAACGGCAGTCATTCACTAGCCTGTGTCACTCAAACGTCTGTCACCCAAACGTCTGCCGTGCAAGCCCCAGTCACGCAGCAGATGTTGGCTGAGGGTATTGCGACCCCTTTGGGTAAGCTGCAGTTGCTGCCAACAGGCGCAGAGACTAAAGGGCTGGACGGGTGTTTTTGGCAAGCCAGAGTGCCTCAAGGGGCTCTCACAGGCAACCTGACGCTGGTATATGCTTTACCCGGCAGCACCAAGGCCTGGCCAGTGGGCCGGGGTAAGCAGCGGGAATTAAAGAAGCTCTGGCAGGAGTTTGACGTACCGCCCTGGCTCAGAACATCCATCCCCATGCTTTGCTGCGACGGGGCGCTGGTGGCAGCTGCCGGGGTATGGGTTGAAAAGACGGCCCTTGAGAAGTCACAGCCGCAAGACAATGAAGACTGGCTGACCATCAGGCTTTTACGTAACTGA
- a CDS encoding GNAT family N-acetyltransferase/peptidase C39 family protein: MEYRLASLAQLDALNALENSAFEGDRISPRQMRRFIQSPHACLMLALDGSTLAAYALVLFHRGTHLARLYSLAVSPDYRGRGLSRELLGRVEQITVEKGYITLRLEVRNDNLAARNLYQKMGYKVLKSLVHYYDDLADGVRMHKRLEPPGPSTTLSMPLYVQTTPFSCGPACLQMAFAALRRSFQPSRLLELQLWREATTIYMTSGHGGCSAEGLALAAVNRGFDVTLFSQSHTIPFIDSVRDENKKAIISLVHEDFVGQLAQKGVSALPRAPTLEELEGYLQLGAAVLLLISTYRFNGEKGPHWIALSGCNPEYFFFHDPFVEHQKDAVSAAYVPVSRAELAKVMGFGRKKQTACVVLYPDKQH; the protein is encoded by the coding sequence ATGGAATATCGCCTCGCGAGCCTAGCCCAACTCGACGCCCTTAATGCCCTCGAAAACAGTGCTTTCGAAGGAGACCGCATTTCGCCAAGACAGATGCGCCGGTTCATTCAATCCCCCCATGCCTGCCTGATGTTGGCCCTCGATGGCAGCACACTGGCGGCCTACGCACTGGTGCTTTTTCATCGTGGCACTCACCTTGCCCGGCTGTATTCGCTGGCTGTCAGCCCCGATTATCGCGGCAGGGGATTGTCCCGGGAACTTCTTGGCCGGGTTGAGCAAATCACGGTGGAAAAAGGCTATATCACCTTACGCCTGGAGGTACGAAATGACAATCTGGCGGCCCGGAATCTGTATCAAAAAATGGGTTATAAGGTGCTGAAATCCTTGGTGCATTATTACGACGATCTCGCCGACGGTGTGAGAATGCACAAGCGATTGGAGCCGCCCGGCCCCAGCACTACTCTGTCCATGCCACTCTACGTACAAACCACTCCGTTCAGCTGCGGCCCCGCTTGTTTGCAAATGGCGTTTGCGGCACTGCGCCGCTCATTTCAGCCCAGCAGACTGTTGGAGCTGCAATTGTGGCGCGAGGCCACCACCATTTACATGACCAGCGGCCATGGGGGCTGCAGTGCCGAGGGCTTGGCATTGGCAGCGGTGAATCGGGGCTTTGACGTTACACTCTTCAGTCAGTCTCATACTATTCCTTTTATCGACAGTGTCAGGGATGAGAACAAAAAGGCCATTATCAGCCTGGTGCATGAGGATTTTGTTGGGCAGCTGGCACAAAAAGGCGTGAGCGCCTTGCCGCGGGCACCGACGCTGGAAGAGCTTGAGGGCTATTTGCAACTTGGGGCCGCAGTGCTTCTGCTTATCAGCACCTATCGTTTCAACGGTGAAAAGGGACCACACTGGATTGCCCTGAGTGGCTGCAACCCTGAGTATTTTTTCTTTCACGACCCCTTTGTCGAGCATCAAAAGGATGCTGTGTCCGCCGCCTATGTGCCCGTCAGCCGGGCAGAGCTGGCGAAAGTGATGGGATTTGGGCGCAAAAAACAAACCGCCTGCGTGGTGCTTTATCCAGACAAACAGCACTGA
- a CDS encoding RimK family protein yields the protein MAQLLIVTDNKEDWRPYLPSEQMVTVNEYLAMGAWGNSKNVQVLNLCRNYDYLSNGYYCSLLAEARGHRVLPRVMTINDLSQDRFFSLPQGGLEKLSAELTQLSFKLFFGYCDIPALERIGRKIFERFTVPVLEVKLVKLQEKWQVDSIQPFPYQALSDAEQDAFANSLEVFSQKVWRKPRRSRKFRYEMAMLVDEREKMPPSNKGALNRFIKAANRLGMELELIGPHELTRLGEFDGLFIRSTTNISNFTYRFAKSAEQLGLIVMDDPESIMKCTNKVFLSELLASHKVPAPKSMIFKASDEGWQDALIAEIGLPAVLKVPDGAFSLGVVKVKERAQLEAEALRIFQHSSLILAQEYLPTEFDWRIGVLNRQPIYACRYYMSRGHWQIYQHHKSGRVSSGGFDALDMKSVPSQVVDAAVKAANLIGSGFYGVDLKEVNGKAYVIEVNDNPSVDHGVEDKYLGDLLYDRVMTEFLRRIQLRGF from the coding sequence ATGGCGCAGCTGTTGATAGTGACGGATAACAAGGAGGACTGGCGCCCCTATCTGCCCAGCGAGCAGATGGTGACGGTGAATGAGTATCTGGCCATGGGGGCCTGGGGCAACAGCAAGAATGTGCAGGTATTGAACCTGTGCCGCAACTACGACTACCTCTCCAACGGCTATTATTGCTCGCTGCTGGCCGAAGCCCGCGGCCACAGGGTCTTACCCAGAGTCATGACCATCAATGACTTGTCTCAGGACCGTTTTTTCAGCCTGCCTCAGGGGGGGCTTGAAAAACTGAGTGCCGAGCTAACCCAACTCAGCTTCAAACTGTTTTTTGGTTACTGCGATATTCCCGCCCTCGAGCGCATAGGCCGCAAGATCTTTGAACGTTTTACCGTGCCTGTGCTGGAAGTGAAACTGGTGAAGTTACAGGAAAAGTGGCAGGTCGACAGTATTCAGCCATTTCCCTACCAAGCGCTGAGCGATGCAGAGCAAGATGCTTTTGCCAACTCTCTTGAGGTGTTTTCACAGAAGGTGTGGCGTAAGCCCCGGCGTTCACGCAAGTTTCGCTACGAGATGGCCATGCTGGTGGACGAGCGGGAAAAAATGCCGCCCTCCAACAAGGGGGCACTGAACCGCTTTATCAAGGCCGCCAACCGGTTGGGTATGGAGCTTGAGCTGATTGGGCCACATGAACTTACAAGGCTGGGAGAGTTTGACGGCCTCTTTATTCGCTCGACCACGAATATCAGCAACTTTACCTACCGTTTCGCCAAAAGCGCCGAGCAGCTGGGGCTTATTGTGATGGATGACCCCGAGTCCATCATGAAGTGTACCAACAAGGTGTTTTTATCTGAGCTGCTGGCAAGCCACAAGGTCCCTGCGCCAAAGAGCATGATTTTTAAAGCATCCGATGAAGGCTGGCAGGATGCGCTCATCGCAGAAATCGGCTTGCCTGCTGTACTTAAGGTGCCCGATGGCGCCTTTTCCCTCGGTGTCGTTAAGGTGAAAGAGCGGGCACAGCTGGAAGCAGAGGCGCTGCGTATCTTCCAGCACAGCAGTTTGATCCTGGCCCAGGAATACCTGCCGACCGAGTTTGATTGGCGTATTGGGGTGCTTAACCGTCAGCCTATCTACGCCTGCCGTTACTACATGAGTCGTGGTCACTGGCAAATTTACCAGCACCACAAGAGTGGACGGGTAAGCAGCGGCGGATTCGATGCCCTGGACATGAAGTCTGTCCCCAGCCAAGTGGTGGATGCCGCAGTAAAGGCGGCCAATTTAATTGGCAGTGGTTTTTACGGCGTCGACCTGAAAGAAGTGAACGGCAAAGCCTATGTAATTGAAGTAAATGACAATCCCAGCGTTGATCACGGCGTGGAAGATAAATACCTTGGAGACTTGCTTTACGACAGGGTGATGACCGAATTTCTGCGGCGTATTCAGTTACGGGGATTTTAA
- a CDS encoding diguanylate cyclase DgcS, with protein sequence MDFGIAAQVYPDDYHFGRSAAVADIHDGPDQLALVTIVQQLHASLDPRTVFACFGKVLGQYLPLAGVQAQFAEMQLSWGKRIGVSLKRHLNTESCRGAVLDYRLDTPLTPAQIRVLQTLESMLIQPLLNAIQYQKMSEQAMFDPLTGLGNRNFYGQAIKHAVARASRHQDKLSLIILDLDNFKQLNDTHGHQFGDAVLRQFGALIKSAIRNTDQAFRIGGDEFVVLVRGELDSATLLCERILSKLAKGSFFSRNRIHTSLGAAEIQAGENQDNLYERADKALYQAKAAGRNCYRLSLQHPVKD encoded by the coding sequence ATGGACTTTGGTATTGCCGCACAAGTATATCCCGATGACTACCACTTTGGCCGCAGCGCCGCCGTGGCCGACATCCATGATGGCCCCGATCAGCTTGCTCTGGTCACCATAGTTCAGCAGCTTCATGCAAGCCTGGATCCACGGACCGTTTTTGCCTGTTTTGGCAAAGTCCTGGGCCAGTATTTGCCGCTTGCCGGCGTTCAGGCGCAATTTGCCGAGATGCAGCTCAGCTGGGGCAAACGCATTGGAGTGAGTTTGAAACGGCATCTCAACACTGAATCCTGCCGTGGTGCCGTGCTGGATTACCGTCTCGATACCCCGCTGACACCGGCACAAATTCGCGTTTTACAAACGCTGGAGTCGATGCTCATCCAACCGCTGCTCAATGCGATTCAATACCAAAAGATGTCTGAGCAGGCCATGTTTGATCCCCTGACAGGCCTTGGAAACCGTAACTTTTACGGCCAGGCCATCAAGCATGCGGTGGCAAGGGCAAGCCGTCATCAGGACAAGTTATCCCTGATCATTCTGGATCTGGACAACTTCAAACAGCTCAATGACACCCACGGCCACCAGTTTGGTGATGCCGTACTCAGGCAATTTGGCGCCCTTATCAAGTCCGCCATCCGCAATACCGATCAGGCCTTTCGTATCGGCGGCGATGAGTTTGTGGTGCTGGTGAGGGGCGAGCTGGACTCGGCGACTTTGCTGTGTGAGCGCATATTAAGCAAACTGGCCAAAGGCAGCTTCTTTTCCCGCAACCGGATACACACCAGCCTCGGTGCCGCAGAGATTCAGGCGGGAGAAAACCAGGATAACCTTTACGAACGGGCCGACAAGGCCTTGTATCAAGCCAAGGCCGCCGGCCGCAATTGCTATCGCCTCAGTCTTCAACACCCTGTCAAAGACTGA